AATAAAAAGTTATTACTTTTCATCTGTTAACAATTTTGTCTTGATTTCGTTTATAGGGGGTTACCCCCTAGATAGCTAGGCTTGACGAGTGTAAAAATAGACCTATTTTTATCCAGTGGAGATATTAACAAGCTATTTACTTGTTAATATGTTTAGCTTTTTAATGAGTGCTTGAGCGACTATGGCATCACAGACAAATATACACGGTCGTACAGAGGACCTTTATGACACTCTTGGAGTGTCACGAGGCGCTACCACTGCTGAAATAAAACGCGCCTATCGCAAATTAGCTCGCAAATATCATCCTGATGTCAATCACGGCCAACCTCATAATACCGAAAGGTTTAAAAGCATTTCTTCTGCTTATGAAGTGTTGTCAAATCCTGAAAAGAGAAAACTTTACGACGAATTTGGTGATATGGCTTTGCATGGCAATTTCGATCCAGAAAAGGCGCGAGCATATAAAAACTGGCAAAGCGCAGGCTCGGGTTCGCCTTTTTCGGGATTTGGGGGAAACGGATTTAGTAATGTTAGTGATGTCGATTTAAGTGACCTTTTAGGTGATTTATTTGGGCAGCATACGCGAGGAGGTCGTCGAGGTAATCGCTGGCGAGGCGCAAGTCGCGGCGCTGATATCACGGCAACAGTTGAAATAGATTTGCCTGCTGCCATTAATGGCACTGAAGTTACATTGAATATTGCTGGTGTGGATGGGGCTAATTATCGAGAGGTAACCGTAAGAATTCCCCCAGGGGCGGATAATG
The nucleotide sequence above comes from Deltaproteobacteria bacterium. Encoded proteins:
- a CDS encoding DnaJ domain-containing protein, which gives rise to MASQTNIHGRTEDLYDTLGVSRGATTAEIKRAYRKLARKYHPDVNHGQPHNTERFKSISSAYEVLSNPEKRKLYDEFGDMALHGNFDPEKARAYKNWQSAGSGSPFSGFGGNGFSNVSDVDLSDLLGDLFGQHTRGGRRGNRWRGASRGADITATVEIDLPAAINGTEVTLNIAGVDGANYREVTVRIPPGADNGSRLRVPGRGHPGVGGAPAGDVIIETKVRPHPYFRRDGLDLFLNLPITLDEAYNGALVDVPTPGGSVSLRISPHSQSGKRLRLRGKGIKRGNKFGDLYVDLVITLPESHNKELAQALKAAQVLYDKPLRADIYL